One genomic segment of Vibrio agarivorans includes these proteins:
- the galE gene encoding UDP-glucose 4-epimerase GalE — translation MNVLVTGGMGYIGSHTCVQMIEAGMEPIIVDNLCNAKSEVLNRIEALTGKRPTFFEGDIRDEAFLDGVFQQHDIGAVIHFAGLKAVGESVAKPLEYYDNNVNGSLVLARCMRKAGVKSIVFSSSATVYGDPEIVPITEDSPTGATTNPYGRSKYMVEQCLSDLFNAEDDWSITLLRYFNPVGAHPSGTMGEDPQGIPNNLMPFIAQVAVGRREKLAVFGNDYPTPDGTGVRDYIHVMDLADGHIAALKSVGEKSGLHIFNLGTGKGSSVLEMVGAFSEACGHDVAYEICPRRPGDIAECWASTDKAERVLGWKATRTIAAMTQDTWNWQSKNPQGY, via the coding sequence ATGAACGTATTAGTAACAGGCGGTATGGGCTACATCGGCAGCCACACTTGTGTCCAAATGATTGAAGCCGGCATGGAGCCGATCATTGTTGATAACCTATGCAATGCAAAATCAGAAGTATTAAATCGCATTGAAGCCTTAACAGGTAAACGACCAACCTTCTTTGAAGGTGATATTCGTGATGAGGCATTTTTAGACGGTGTTTTCCAACAACATGATATTGGTGCAGTGATTCATTTCGCTGGATTAAAAGCGGTTGGAGAATCGGTAGCAAAGCCGCTTGAGTACTACGATAACAATGTGAACGGTTCTTTAGTGTTAGCACGTTGCATGCGCAAAGCGGGTGTGAAGAGCATTGTATTTAGCTCTTCGGCAACGGTTTACGGTGACCCAGAGATTGTGCCAATCACGGAAGACTCACCAACGGGTGCGACAACAAACCCATATGGTCGCAGTAAATACATGGTAGAGCAGTGTTTGTCTGACTTGTTTAATGCTGAAGACGATTGGAGCATTACACTATTACGTTACTTTAACCCAGTTGGCGCACATCCTTCGGGGACAATGGGGGAAGACCCTCAAGGTATCCCAAACAACCTAATGCCATTTATTGCGCAAGTTGCCGTTGGTCGCCGCGAAAAACTGGCTGTTTTTGGTAACGATTACCCTACACCAGATGGTACGGGTGTGCGTGACTACATTCATGTCATGGATCTGGCCGATGGCCATATTGCTGCTCTGAAATCAGTGGGTGAAAAGAGTGGTTTACACATTTTCAACTTAGGAACAGGTAAAGGCTCAAGCGTATTAGAAATGGTTGGCGCGTTTAGTGAAGCGTGTGGTCATGATGTGGCATACGAGATTTGTCCACGTCGTCCGGGTGATATTGCAGAGTGCTGGGCAAGTACGGACAAAGCCGAGCGTGTATTGGGTTGGAAAGCCACTCGCACAATCGCGGCAATGACGCAGGATACTTGGAACTGGCAGTCGAAAAATCCACAAGGTTACTAA
- a CDS encoding UDP-glucose--hexose-1-phosphate uridylyltransferase, translated as MANTEFNPVDHPHRRYNPLTGQWILVSPHRAKRPWSGQDEKPSTEQLPSYDGKCFLCPTNERISGDVNPDYQGTYVFKNDFAALMTDSPDAPESDNPLFKTQGVRGLSRVICFSPDHSKTLPELPVDKIRGVIDTWDEQIEELGKEYVWVQAFENKGETMGCSQPHPHGQIWANSFLPNEIERKEKHLKAYFEENGTNLLVDYVQAEIKDGSRIVVETEHWVAVVPYWAAWPFETMLLPKTHIRRMSELTDEQRDDLAVAIKKLTSRYDNLFQCSFPYSMGWHYAPFFEEGTDIDHWQLHALFYPPLLRSASVRKFMVGYEMLAESQRDLTAEQAAQRLRDLSDVHYKEQ; from the coding sequence ATGGCAAACACAGAATTTAACCCAGTGGATCACCCACACCGTCGTTATAACCCGCTTACGGGTCAATGGATTTTAGTCTCTCCGCACCGCGCAAAGCGTCCTTGGAGTGGTCAAGACGAGAAACCATCAACAGAGCAGTTGCCAAGTTACGATGGTAAGTGTTTCTTATGCCCAACCAATGAGCGTATCTCTGGTGATGTGAACCCGGATTACCAAGGCACTTACGTGTTTAAAAATGACTTTGCTGCGTTGATGACGGATTCTCCCGATGCGCCTGAGTCAGATAACCCGCTGTTCAAAACACAAGGTGTACGTGGTTTAAGTCGAGTGATCTGTTTTTCTCCTGATCATAGCAAAACACTTCCAGAACTGCCTGTCGATAAGATTCGTGGAGTCATCGATACGTGGGACGAGCAGATCGAAGAGTTAGGTAAAGAGTACGTTTGGGTTCAGGCATTTGAGAACAAGGGCGAAACAATGGGGTGTTCGCAGCCTCACCCGCATGGCCAAATCTGGGCGAACAGCTTCTTACCCAATGAGATTGAGCGTAAAGAGAAACACCTTAAAGCGTACTTCGAAGAAAACGGAACCAACCTGCTGGTGGATTACGTACAAGCTGAAATTAAAGATGGCTCGCGCATTGTAGTTGAGACTGAGCATTGGGTTGCGGTGGTTCCATACTGGGCAGCATGGCCGTTTGAAACCATGTTGTTGCCGAAAACCCACATTCGCCGTATGAGTGAATTAACCGATGAGCAGCGTGATGACTTAGCTGTTGCAATCAAGAAGCTAACGAGCCGTTATGACAACTTGTTCCAGTGTTCATTCCCTTATTCTATGGGATGGCACTACGCACCTTTCTTTGAAGAGGGCACGGACATCGATCATTGGCAGCTTCATGCACTCTTTTACCCACCGCTATTGCGTAGCGCTTCAGTTCGTAAGTTTATGGTGGGTTACGAGATGTTAGCTGAATCGCAGCGTGATCTTACTGCCGAGCAAGCGGCGCAGCGTCTGCGTGACTTAAGCGATGTTCATTACAAAGAACAATAA
- the galK gene encoding galactokinase, protein MSELVQKVKASFESVLGYAPTHFIQAPGRVNLIGEHTDYNDGFVLPCAINYQTVVAAAKRDDNLVRLVSVDYNDATDEFDLTKEIEFQQDKMWANYIRGVVKCLKESNFEFGGFDLSVSGNVPQGAGLSSSAALEVVIGQTIKELFNLDITQAEIALNGQQAENEFVGCNCGIMDQMISAEGRKNHALLLDCRYLKTEAVSMPEDMSVVIINSNKKRGLVDSEYNTRREQCEEAARIFGVEALRDVTFAQFKEREAELEPMVAKRARHVITENDRTLEAAEALRNHDMKRMGELMAESHASMRDDFEITVPEIDTLVDIVKAVIGEQGGVRMTGGGFGGCIVALVPPALVSDVKATVEREYQAQTGLKEDIYVCQAKDGAGLIA, encoded by the coding sequence ATGTCTGAATTAGTCCAAAAAGTGAAAGCCTCTTTCGAGTCGGTATTAGGTTACGCGCCGACACACTTTATTCAAGCGCCGGGTCGTGTAAACCTAATTGGTGAGCACACGGACTACAACGATGGTTTTGTTTTACCTTGTGCGATTAACTATCAAACGGTAGTAGCTGCCGCTAAACGAGATGACAACCTAGTGCGTTTGGTCTCAGTTGATTACAACGACGCGACAGATGAATTTGATTTGACCAAAGAGATCGAATTTCAACAAGACAAGATGTGGGCGAACTACATCCGTGGTGTAGTTAAGTGTCTAAAAGAAAGCAATTTTGAGTTTGGTGGCTTTGATTTATCTGTAAGTGGTAATGTTCCACAGGGTGCAGGTCTAAGTTCTTCAGCGGCGCTAGAAGTTGTTATTGGACAGACAATTAAAGAGCTGTTCAATCTCGATATTACACAAGCGGAAATTGCGCTGAACGGCCAGCAGGCAGAAAATGAGTTTGTAGGCTGTAATTGCGGAATCATGGACCAAATGATCTCTGCAGAAGGACGTAAGAACCATGCATTGCTACTCGATTGTCGCTACCTAAAGACAGAAGCCGTTTCAATGCCGGAAGATATGTCTGTCGTGATCATCAACTCAAATAAGAAGCGTGGTTTGGTTGACAGCGAATACAACACACGTCGTGAACAGTGTGAAGAAGCGGCACGTATCTTCGGTGTAGAAGCATTGCGCGATGTTACTTTTGCACAGTTCAAAGAGCGCGAAGCAGAGCTAGAGCCAATGGTAGCCAAAAGAGCGCGCCACGTTATCACTGAGAATGATCGTACACTTGAAGCAGCAGAAGCTTTACGTAATCACGACATGAAACGCATGGGTGAATTGATGGCGGAATCACACGCCTCTATGCGTGATGATTTTGAAATCACGGTGCCAGAAATTGATACTCTGGTGGACATCGTTAAGGCTGTCATCGGCGAGCAAGGCGGCGTACGTATGACAGGCGGCGGTTTTGGCGGCTGCATCGTCGCACTGGTTCCACCAGCGCTAGTGAGTGATGTTAAAGCAACGGTAGAGCGTGAATATCAAGCGCAAACAGGCCTGAAAGAAGACATTTATGTTTGTCAGGCGAAAGATGGCGCAGGTTTGATTGCGTAA
- a CDS encoding beta-galactosidase, giving the protein MIPTIHDVVKHSEHDRSVALFDFSTNTPPSTFRFNNIDASMTEDSRLRIHCHSAKNMYTSVFIEPTQGEKWDWSQMPEFCFAFDAHNLRSRSTQVFINIFDSKGQMHSRCVNVTGETENSYLVELKGEYLKGNTNYFSGFRSNPAPWGSPFVYATWMWGLMNIDLSDIVQIELSIHGTLIDHELELSNFRLMLSPEINPHYLSNIIDRYGQNAGFEYPEKVHTDQELADFTTKELQQLKEGAMPDRSRFGGYKEGKRYEVTGFYRTEKIDGKWSLVDPDGYPYFATGIDIIRLANSYTQTGVDYDHSKVEQRSPDDLTPEDSIEKFEVSMEAKQTAFVGSDVRRNCFQWLPTYEEELGEHYAYMRENFEGALDQGETFSFYAANLQRKYGKDYMQQWREVTMDRMLNWGFTSLGNWTAPEFYSNEKVPFFANGWIIGNFKTVSSGDDFWSPLPDPFDSVFKERAEATVKQVRAEINDTPWCVGIFIDNEKSWGRMGTIEGQHGIAIHTLSRDAQESPTKAEFMKVLTEKYGDIAVLNARWGTNIASWEALSQGVKGLAHNEAQLEDYGILLEAYASQYFKVVREALKAQLPNHLYLGCRFADWGMTPDVVRAAAKYCDVISYNYYKEGLHPQPWSFLSEVDMPSIIGEFHIGSKDTGLYHPGLVTAGNQQERGEMYEAYMHSVIDNPYFVGAHWFQYIDSPITGRSYDGENYNVGFVSIADTPYEPMVEAAKRLHSSMYKRRYQ; this is encoded by the coding sequence ATGATACCAACTATTCACGATGTGGTGAAACATTCAGAGCACGATCGCTCCGTCGCTTTGTTCGATTTCTCCACTAACACACCACCATCAACATTTCGCTTCAACAATATTGATGCTTCGATGACAGAAGACAGCAGGCTAAGGATCCACTGCCATAGCGCAAAGAATATGTACACGTCAGTGTTTATCGAGCCGACACAAGGTGAAAAATGGGACTGGAGCCAAATGCCTGAATTTTGTTTTGCATTTGACGCTCACAACCTGAGATCTCGCTCTACACAAGTGTTTATCAATATCTTTGATTCCAAGGGACAGATGCACAGCCGCTGTGTCAACGTAACCGGAGAAACCGAAAATAGTTATCTGGTGGAACTTAAGGGAGAATATTTAAAAGGCAACACCAACTATTTCTCTGGCTTCCGCTCAAATCCAGCCCCTTGGGGCAGTCCATTCGTCTACGCAACTTGGATGTGGGGTTTGATGAACATCGACCTCTCTGACATCGTGCAAATTGAACTCAGTATTCATGGCACTCTAATCGACCATGAACTGGAGTTGTCGAACTTCCGTTTGATGCTTAGTCCCGAAATAAATCCGCACTACCTGTCTAACATAATTGACCGTTACGGCCAAAATGCTGGTTTTGAGTACCCTGAAAAGGTACACACTGATCAAGAGCTCGCTGACTTTACAACCAAAGAGCTGCAGCAACTAAAAGAAGGGGCGATGCCTGATCGCTCTCGATTTGGTGGTTATAAAGAAGGTAAGCGTTACGAAGTGACTGGTTTTTATCGTACCGAGAAAATCGATGGGAAATGGTCGCTGGTTGATCCTGACGGCTACCCTTACTTCGCGACAGGCATTGACATCATTCGCCTAGCTAACTCATACACACAAACTGGTGTCGACTATGACCACAGTAAAGTCGAGCAGCGCTCTCCAGATGATCTCACTCCGGAAGACTCGATTGAAAAGTTTGAAGTATCTATGGAAGCGAAACAAACGGCATTCGTGGGCAGCGATGTGCGCCGTAATTGTTTCCAGTGGCTACCCACATATGAAGAAGAGCTTGGTGAACACTATGCTTACATGCGCGAAAACTTTGAAGGTGCGCTAGACCAAGGTGAAACTTTTAGCTTCTATGCTGCAAACCTTCAACGCAAGTATGGCAAAGATTATATGCAACAATGGCGTGAGGTCACGATGGACCGTATGCTCAACTGGGGCTTCACCTCTCTCGGCAACTGGACCGCGCCAGAGTTCTATTCCAATGAGAAAGTCCCGTTCTTTGCCAATGGTTGGATCATCGGCAACTTTAAAACCGTCAGTAGCGGCGATGACTTCTGGTCTCCACTGCCTGACCCATTTGACTCAGTATTCAAAGAACGTGCAGAAGCGACGGTCAAACAAGTTCGCGCAGAAATCAATGATACCCCATGGTGTGTCGGTATCTTTATCGACAATGAAAAAAGCTGGGGGCGAATGGGCACCATCGAAGGTCAACACGGTATCGCGATTCATACCCTTAGCCGTGATGCACAAGAGTCGCCAACCAAAGCCGAGTTTATGAAAGTGCTAACAGAGAAATACGGCGATATTGCAGTACTTAATGCTCGTTGGGGAACCAATATCGCTTCTTGGGAAGCACTAAGTCAAGGTGTAAAAGGGCTTGCTCACAATGAGGCTCAATTGGAAGACTACGGTATCTTGCTAGAAGCTTACGCCTCGCAGTACTTCAAAGTGGTTCGTGAAGCACTCAAAGCACAACTGCCTAATCACCTATATTTAGGCTGCCGATTTGCAGACTGGGGCATGACACCAGACGTCGTGCGCGCAGCTGCAAAATACTGTGACGTCATCAGTTACAACTACTACAAAGAAGGTTTACATCCTCAGCCATGGAGCTTTTTATCCGAGGTGGACATGCCCAGTATCATCGGTGAGTTCCACATCGGTTCGAAAGACACCGGCCTATATCACCCAGGCCTGGTAACAGCAGGCAATCAACAAGAGCGCGGTGAAATGTATGAAGCCTACATGCACTCTGTTATTGATAACCCTTATTTTGTAGGGGCTCACTGGTTCCAATATATAGACTCACCGATCACTGGTCGCTCCTACGATGGTGAAAACTACAATGTTGGTTTTGTCTCTATCGCAGATACACCTTATGAACCGATGGTTGAAGCGGCTAAACGCTTGCACAGCTCTATGTACAAGCGTCGATACCAATAG
- a CDS encoding FCD domain-containing protein, producing MQKTTKRRYYDIGLQIEELLYSGVFKAGERLPSERELSERFETSRATIREAIIMLELKGLVVVRQGAGIYFIDSPEKITSRTIVPHNDVGPFELLQARQIIESNIAGFAATQIKINELRDLKRVLQEQEKELDGDSERFEELDRQFHTLIAESTQNRVLINQASEMWRSVRTQNPLWKALNDKYLHEIALKTTWLEDHKKIFMALQKRNPEEAKQAVWDHIENSKQELLKIASSDNIEADLDDYF from the coding sequence ATGCAAAAAACAACAAAGCGTCGTTACTACGATATCGGCCTACAAATCGAGGAACTACTCTATTCAGGCGTTTTTAAGGCAGGGGAGAGGTTGCCTTCTGAACGTGAATTGAGTGAACGATTTGAAACCAGCCGTGCCACCATTCGTGAAGCAATCATAATGCTTGAACTCAAGGGCTTGGTGGTCGTTCGTCAAGGAGCTGGAATCTACTTTATTGATTCACCAGAGAAAATTACGTCTCGCACTATTGTCCCACACAATGATGTTGGTCCGTTCGAATTGCTGCAAGCGCGTCAAATAATAGAAAGTAATATCGCGGGTTTTGCTGCTACTCAAATAAAAATCAATGAGTTAAGAGATCTAAAACGCGTACTTCAAGAGCAAGAAAAAGAGCTTGATGGAGACAGTGAACGCTTTGAAGAGCTTGACCGTCAGTTCCATACTTTAATTGCAGAATCAACGCAAAACCGTGTTTTAATCAACCAAGCAAGTGAAATGTGGCGCAGTGTGCGTACCCAAAATCCATTGTGGAAAGCGCTTAATGACAAGTATTTGCACGAGATTGCGTTAAAAACCACTTGGCTTGAAGACCATAAGAAAATCTTCATGGCGCTGCAAAAACGTAATCCAGAAGAAGCCAAGCAAGCTGTTTGGGACCACATTGAAAACAGTAAACAGGAACTGCTTAAAATTGCCAGCTCAGACAATATTGAGGCCGATCTCGATGACTATTTCTAG
- a CDS encoding oligosaccharide MFS transporter, whose amino-acid sequence MKTDSNRIAMGKVCLMYFFYNFFWSLSSGSLFSVWLNDKVGIDGSQIGVLFGLQTGIAVLFKPGFGYILDKLGLKKHLVIFISLLSILIGPFYIYVYGPLLANDATFVFGIIAGSLYLGMLFQAGSGVIASYSDRFARCHDNDFGLVNGFGIAAWGLSAILAGYLYNIDPDLIFVACSVSAVLMLLCVMLLRVKHLDNVDNDVVSAQKITKVDVMKLFKNPKFWAFMTYAATISVVFWTSMSQFTRYFITFFPTQEEGITFSSNMDGITAVFLFAFSASVPFIIRRIGAKGSLILTAAGITSFMLLIGFAGLGEEKNLYMAVVAKLLFGIVNPLLIVSVFAYIAEQFDKKVNSFTYMFGFQTVNNLMTAIAAPVMGTMYDSHGFAWSYIYFGLFAAASTLIAMVTLSSKKSTNREPELEPATA is encoded by the coding sequence ATGAAAACCGACTCTAATCGCATTGCGATGGGCAAAGTTTGCTTAATGTATTTTTTCTACAATTTCTTTTGGTCTCTCAGTTCTGGATCACTGTTTTCTGTCTGGCTCAACGATAAGGTTGGTATTGATGGCTCACAAATCGGTGTGCTATTTGGTCTACAAACAGGCATTGCTGTGCTCTTTAAGCCGGGCTTTGGCTACATCCTAGATAAACTAGGGTTAAAAAAGCATCTCGTTATTTTTATCTCTTTGCTTAGTATCTTAATTGGGCCATTTTACATTTATGTGTATGGACCGTTACTCGCGAATGACGCCACTTTTGTCTTCGGTATTATCGCGGGCTCTCTCTATTTAGGTATGCTGTTCCAAGCAGGAAGTGGTGTTATCGCCTCTTACAGTGATCGTTTTGCACGTTGTCACGACAATGACTTTGGGTTAGTGAATGGCTTTGGTATCGCAGCTTGGGGTCTATCGGCTATCCTCGCTGGCTATTTGTATAACATTGACCCTGACTTAATCTTTGTTGCTTGTAGTGTTTCGGCCGTCTTGATGTTGCTTTGCGTTATGCTGCTTCGCGTTAAGCACCTAGACAATGTCGACAATGATGTAGTGTCAGCACAGAAGATTACAAAAGTTGATGTGATGAAACTGTTCAAAAACCCCAAGTTCTGGGCGTTTATGACCTATGCTGCGACCATCTCAGTGGTGTTCTGGACATCAATGAGTCAGTTTACCCGTTATTTCATTACCTTCTTCCCAACTCAAGAAGAGGGGATCACGTTTAGCTCAAACATGGATGGTATTACAGCGGTATTCTTGTTCGCGTTTAGTGCAAGTGTCCCATTTATCATCCGTCGAATTGGTGCAAAAGGGAGCTTGATTCTTACTGCCGCCGGTATCACAAGCTTTATGTTGTTAATCGGCTTTGCTGGCCTTGGTGAAGAGAAGAACCTTTATATGGCAGTTGTCGCAAAACTGTTATTCGGCATTGTTAATCCACTTCTGATTGTCTCTGTGTTTGCCTACATTGCGGAACAGTTTGATAAGAAAGTGAACTCGTTTACCTACATGTTTGGGTTCCAAACCGTGAACAACCTCATGACGGCAATTGCTGCCCCGGTTATGGGCACCATGTATGACAGTCATGGTTTCGCATGGAGCTATATCTACTTTGGCTTATTTGCTGCGGCGTCAACACTGATTGCGATGGTGACGTTAAGCTCTAAGAAGTCGACCAACAGAGAGCCAGAGCTGGAACCAGCAACCGCCTAA
- a CDS encoding YhcH/YjgK/YiaL family protein, which translates to MLFGNVEKLLLVGYIHPMMKKLIQEAWVVAQDETKQDGKYDLSQPGAFVVLATAETELTSARKAEFHKDYIDVQIVTHGTEKLGYSYELPDELLALEQLENDVAFMDEVAKEQFVCLNSGDFAVFYPNQVHRPLCAVEQPAEVSKAIVKIPRTLLV; encoded by the coding sequence GTGTTATTTGGCAATGTAGAGAAACTATTGTTGGTTGGATATATCCATCCAATGATGAAAAAATTGATTCAAGAAGCTTGGGTCGTTGCTCAAGATGAAACAAAACAAGATGGGAAGTATGACTTGTCTCAACCAGGGGCATTCGTAGTACTCGCCACAGCGGAGACAGAACTAACTTCTGCACGCAAAGCAGAGTTCCATAAAGACTATATTGATGTGCAGATTGTTACGCATGGTACTGAAAAACTGGGTTACTCTTACGAGTTGCCTGATGAATTGCTAGCGTTAGAGCAACTTGAGAATGATGTGGCGTTCATGGATGAAGTAGCAAAAGAGCAGTTTGTTTGCTTAAACTCAGGGGATTTTGCTGTGTTCTACCCGAATCAAGTTCACAGGCCACTTTGTGCGGTTGAACAGCCTGCCGAGGTTAGCAAAGCTATCGTTAAGATCCCTCGTACCTTGCTGGTATAA
- a CDS encoding VF530 family DNA-binding protein, producing the protein MMTDEERIELQQNNPLHGLKLETLLQDLVDYYGWDILDAALRFNCFHTNPSVASSVKYLKKTEWAREKVENFYLYRFKRMPRASEDEYNLPPRARTFPHGLKPKEPMELTVDSILKSQAKAASAFKDRQSRGRGPRR; encoded by the coding sequence ATGATGACAGATGAAGAACGAATTGAATTACAGCAAAATAATCCACTACACGGCTTAAAGTTAGAGACGTTGTTACAAGATTTGGTGGACTATTATGGCTGGGACATTCTGGATGCAGCACTGCGCTTTAACTGTTTTCACACCAATCCATCGGTTGCGAGTAGCGTCAAATATCTTAAAAAAACCGAGTGGGCGAGAGAGAAGGTCGAGAACTTTTACCTTTATCGCTTCAAACGTATGCCGCGCGCATCTGAAGATGAGTACAACCTGCCTCCACGCGCTCGTACGTTTCCACACGGTTTAAAACCTAAAGAGCCTATGGAACTGACGGTCGATTCGATTTTGAAATCACAGGCTAAGGCAGCCTCAGCATTTAAAGACCGTCAATCACGCGGTCGAGGCCCTCGTCGATAG
- the ribB gene encoding 3,4-dihydroxy-2-butanone-4-phosphate synthase translates to MNQSSLLAEFGNPITRVNNALTALREGRGVLLLDDEDRENEGDIIYSVEHLTNQQMALMIRECSGIVCLCLPEEQADKLELTPMVSNNNSANQTAFTISIEAKVGVTTGVSAQDRVTTIKTAANPDAVASDLARPGHVFPLRARKGGVLTRRGHTEGTIDLMRMAGLQPAGVLCELTNPDGTMSKTPEIIAFGKLHNMPVLTIEDMVLYLEEHALKLA, encoded by the coding sequence ATGAATCAGTCATCACTACTTGCCGAGTTTGGCAACCCAATCACCCGTGTAAATAACGCACTGACAGCACTAAGAGAAGGCCGTGGCGTTCTTCTTCTTGATGATGAAGATCGCGAGAATGAAGGCGATATCATCTATTCTGTCGAACACCTCACCAATCAACAAATGGCGCTGATGATCCGAGAGTGTAGCGGCATTGTTTGCCTATGCCTGCCAGAAGAGCAAGCCGACAAACTTGAACTGACCCCAATGGTAAGCAACAACAACAGTGCTAACCAAACGGCTTTCACGATTTCAATTGAAGCAAAAGTCGGCGTGACAACCGGTGTTTCGGCCCAAGATCGTGTCACAACAATTAAAACCGCTGCAAACCCTGACGCAGTCGCTTCTGATCTAGCCCGTCCTGGCCATGTATTCCCATTACGCGCACGCAAAGGCGGTGTATTAACTCGCCGTGGGCATACTGAGGGTACCATCGACTTGATGCGCATGGCTGGCCTGCAACCTGCCGGCGTTTTATGTGAACTGACTAACCCTGATGGCACAATGAGTAAAACGCCCGAGATCATCGCTTTCGGTAAACTGCATAACATGCCTGTACTCACCATAGAAGATATGGTGCTGTATCTCGAAGAGCATGCGCTGAAACTCGCATAA
- a CDS encoding AAA family ATPase: MTKVYFICGFIGSGKSTYAAKLTRDLGAFCFTPDEWMIPLFGEHMEREVFDARMSALTELFDRCAERLLELGIPVVFDYGYWNRPERDKARDWAKQRGIDFEMIYLDVDFATCQSRAFARNEIRGEQSYEMTPEMLELFWSWFEAPASDEECTRLENM, encoded by the coding sequence ATGACTAAAGTCTATTTTATCTGTGGTTTTATTGGTTCTGGTAAATCCACCTATGCTGCAAAACTGACACGCGACCTTGGCGCTTTTTGTTTTACTCCAGATGAATGGATGATTCCGTTATTTGGTGAACACATGGAGCGTGAAGTGTTTGACGCTCGAATGTCTGCGCTTACGGAGCTATTCGACCGCTGCGCAGAAAGGCTTTTAGAGTTAGGTATTCCCGTTGTGTTTGATTATGGGTATTGGAATCGCCCAGAGCGCGATAAAGCGAGAGATTGGGCGAAGCAGAGAGGTATTGATTTTGAAATGATTTATCTCGATGTCGACTTTGCTACTTGTCAGTCAAGAGCCTTTGCCCGCAATGAAATTCGTGGCGAGCAATCTTATGAGATGACGCCGGAAATGCTGGAGCTATTTTGGTCTTGGTTCGAAGCCCCAGCCAGTGATGAAGAGTGCACTCGATTAGAAAATATGTAG
- a CDS encoding MFS transporter, which yields MTLSKRANLFALLGILFLALNLRGPFTSLAPVLGQVMEGLSLSASAAGFLTALPLLSFAIFSPMAASLSRRLGLYRSLSLALFLIAGGIILRSIGVEVLLYVGTVLIGAGIATGNVLLPVVVKIAFPARISIVTSLYIFTMGIGSTLSSSIMVPLSSLNITHFSGWQLALLFNLVLPIAALVIWLPKVLKDKRSASTSVKDSPPTSMKTLLTCPIAWQVTLGIGFNSFTFYAFAGWLPKMLSDLNFSEVDAGYIYGFLQFSTMIPGLLLLPILSKSNNQRAIITVCAGSVFVALLGLIALPDFAIFWVGLFGLANCSTFIIALSFVGLRTTNPGQAAALSGLSQSIGYALAATGPTLIGYLYTATAGWTVPLLLIAMVAAFCVMFCNLAARDNKVLQGR from the coding sequence ATGACACTCTCAAAGCGAGCCAATCTCTTCGCCCTACTGGGTATTTTATTTCTTGCTCTCAACCTAAGAGGGCCTTTCACAAGCCTTGCTCCGGTTCTGGGTCAAGTGATGGAGGGCTTGTCACTATCCGCTTCGGCTGCGGGATTCCTTACCGCATTACCATTGCTCTCTTTCGCGATATTTTCCCCAATGGCAGCAAGCCTTTCACGTCGTCTGGGTTTATACCGGAGCTTATCTTTAGCGCTGTTCCTTATCGCCGGGGGTATCATCCTGCGCTCGATTGGAGTGGAAGTGCTGCTTTATGTGGGGACGGTGCTCATTGGTGCAGGGATCGCTACAGGTAATGTCTTGTTGCCTGTTGTTGTGAAAATTGCCTTCCCTGCCAGAATTTCTATCGTCACATCGTTGTATATTTTTACCATGGGAATTGGCTCAACTCTCAGCTCAAGCATCATGGTGCCGTTATCTAGCCTCAATATTACTCACTTTTCAGGCTGGCAACTTGCCTTGCTGTTTAACTTAGTCTTACCTATCGCCGCTTTAGTTATTTGGCTGCCGAAAGTGCTTAAAGATAAACGTAGCGCGTCTACGAGTGTCAAAGACAGCCCCCCGACATCGATGAAAACACTACTCACCTGCCCTATTGCTTGGCAAGTGACTCTGGGTATTGGTTTCAACTCGTTTACGTTTTATGCGTTTGCAGGTTGGCTACCAAAAATGCTCAGTGACTTGAACTTTAGTGAAGTGGATGCGGGCTATATCTATGGTTTTCTTCAATTTTCGACCATGATACCAGGGTTATTACTGCTGCCTATTTTGTCAAAATCAAACAATCAAAGAGCCATCATTACCGTCTGTGCGGGTTCGGTGTTTGTTGCCTTGCTAGGATTAATTGCGTTACCTGACTTCGCAATCTTTTGGGTAGGACTGTTTGGTTTAGCCAACTGCTCGACCTTTATTATTGCCTTATCATTCGTCGGTTTACGTACCACCAACCCCGGACAAGCCGCGGCTTTATCGGGGCTATCTCAGAGCATTGGCTATGCCCTTGCGGCAACAGGACCAACGTTAATTGGTTATCTCTATACCGCCACCGCTGGCTGGACTGTTCCGCTGTTGTTAATCGCTATGGTTGCAGCATTTTGCGTCATGTTCTGTAACCTTGCTGCGCGTGACAATAAGGTGCTTCAAGGAAGGTAA